The following proteins come from a genomic window of Candidatus Hydrogenedens sp.:
- a CDS encoding LysM peptidoglycan-binding domain-containing protein has translation MNRKKLYYSISYLGLICVSVVISLLSGCAKEHRLKPIHFRPVPPPEIPSQELPPVATASPVQSIRIANAYFEEAQNALQKNDKKTAQEKYLTARRTLISVGIVPCIFRDLESWERDMLPESEKKINLQSMNTYKIIEGLKGSPPYSSIDIPFPVPERVLYEIEDAQTRYPDRFQEGLDRSGYYVPYIRESLKKAGLPQELCWLAMVESMYKLKAYSSAGAAGMWQFIRSTGEHYNMRIDSYIDERYNWVIATSHAIEYLTNLHNFFKGDWNLAISAYNMGEGALMRKIEANGRNRNFWTLIETPPASYEIRDETKKYLPRFLAYILICNDPVPYGFSPSPYQPIKWDEVEVSGMYALDALDRAMGYTAGTLSSWNPFLIRGTTPPTGCKLMIPAGDGSKLLAMLNNPSIKQAEVITYKVKKGETAYHIAQKYDISVNELLKINDFNSVKSVKAGMEIQVPLSKKGRFSFAKSEDKEAKKELEQETKDYHLVQKGETLFSIAKKYNIEVENLAVWNNMKSDQRLKVGDRISIKPLPSQNVEVSQSIPHEEEKQQTRDIYHVVKAGDTINSISKTYSTEPEKIMQMNNLSAKSILHIGQRLVVGKETIKKTQDTRPITVSTDIPKDNKNTEINNENKVHEIQKGDTLGKIASLYKIDIGKLKQWNKLDDNSTLKIGQKIYLYDPEIKENTQPKEEKSQGNVYLVKQGDTLSKIARENNTSIKNIMELNNLNENSNLQIGQKIILSREITNNKSNTSQISKEKTSVKENIVPTDFVLYRVQPGDNLWSIARKNNISVNELTQWNNLDTSKQLKIGQEIKIRAVVKQGEKIDNKDRVQVSEVTATAKPQVIPQQDKKQSKIDTYTVQKGDSLYTISKKLGISLKELKEINNFDEKKVLQVGEVIRIKK, from the coding sequence ATGAATAGAAAAAAATTATATTATTCGATTTCTTATTTGGGTTTGATTTGTGTCTCTGTAGTTATAAGTTTATTATCAGGATGTGCAAAAGAACATAGATTAAAACCTATCCATTTTAGACCTGTACCCCCTCCAGAAATCCCATCTCAAGAATTACCTCCTGTGGCAACAGCATCACCAGTTCAATCTATTCGAATAGCCAATGCCTATTTTGAAGAAGCCCAAAATGCACTTCAGAAAAATGATAAAAAGACTGCTCAGGAAAAATATTTAACTGCCCGTAGGACATTAATAAGTGTCGGAATCGTCCCCTGTATTTTTCGTGATTTAGAATCATGGGAAAGGGACATGCTTCCGGAATCAGAAAAGAAAATAAACCTTCAGTCTATGAATACATATAAGATAATAGAAGGACTGAAAGGTTCTCCACCTTATAGTTCTATTGATATTCCTTTTCCTGTCCCAGAAAGAGTTTTATATGAAATTGAAGACGCTCAAACGAGGTATCCAGACCGTTTTCAGGAAGGCTTGGACCGAAGTGGTTATTATGTCCCTTATATAAGGGAATCTCTAAAAAAGGCAGGCTTACCTCAGGAATTATGTTGGTTGGCGATGGTAGAAAGTATGTATAAACTAAAAGCATACTCTTCTGCAGGTGCTGCGGGTATGTGGCAATTTATTCGTTCAACAGGCGAACACTACAATATGAGAATTGACTCATATATAGATGAAAGATATAATTGGGTCATTGCAACATCTCATGCTATTGAATATTTAACCAATCTTCACAACTTTTTTAAAGGGGATTGGAATCTGGCTATAAGTGCTTATAATATGGGAGAAGGGGCATTAATGCGTAAAATTGAAGCCAATGGGAGAAATAGGAACTTTTGGACACTTATCGAAACACCTCCCGCCTCTTATGAAATTAGAGATGAAACAAAAAAATATCTCCCGCGGTTTCTTGCTTATATACTCATTTGTAACGACCCAGTTCCTTACGGTTTTTCACCTTCCCCTTATCAACCCATTAAATGGGATGAAGTTGAAGTTAGCGGGATGTATGCACTGGATGCATTAGATAGAGCCATGGGTTATACAGCGGGAACACTTTCTTCCTGGAACCCATTTTTAATTCGAGGAACCACTCCACCTACAGGATGTAAATTAATGATACCTGCAGGAGATGGCTCAAAATTATTGGCAATGCTAAATAATCCATCTATTAAGCAAGCCGAAGTAATCACATATAAAGTTAAGAAAGGTGAAACTGCTTATCATATTGCACAAAAATATGACATTTCCGTTAATGAATTGCTGAAAATCAATGATTTCAATAGCGTGAAATCTGTAAAGGCAGGAATGGAAATACAAGTTCCTCTCTCAAAGAAAGGGCGTTTTAGTTTTGCTAAAAGTGAAGATAAAGAAGCTAAAAAAGAACTTGAACAAGAAACCAAAGATTACCATCTTGTTCAAAAAGGGGAGACCTTATTTTCTATAGCGAAGAAATATAACATTGAAGTAGAAAATTTAGCAGTATGGAATAATATGAAAAGTGACCAGAGATTGAAAGTGGGGGATAGAATATCCATAAAGCCACTTCCCTCTCAAAATGTTGAGGTATCCCAATCTATTCCCCATGAAGAAGAGAAACAGCAAACAAGAGATATTTATCATGTAGTTAAAGCAGGAGATACTATTAATTCAATATCTAAAACATATTCTACGGAACCTGAAAAGATTATGCAGATGAACAATCTTTCAGCGAAATCAATATTGCATATAGGTCAAAGGCTGGTTGTCGGGAAAGAAACAATCAAGAAAACACAAGACACAAGACCAATAACAGTTTCTACGGATATTCCAAAAGATAATAAAAATACCGAAATAAACAATGAAAATAAAGTGCACGAAATTCAGAAAGGAGATACACTTGGGAAAATTGCTTCTCTTTATAAGATTGATATAGGTAAATTAAAACAATGGAATAAATTGGATGATAATTCCACGCTTAAAATAGGACAAAAAATATATTTATATGACCCTGAGATAAAAGAGAATACCCAACCCAAAGAGGAAAAATCTCAGGGAAATGTATACCTTGTAAAACAGGGGGATACTCTCTCTAAGATTGCAAGAGAAAACAATACAAGCATAAAAAATATTATGGAGTTAAATAACCTGAATGAAAATTCTAATTTACAAATTGGACAAAAAATTATCTTGTCTCGGGAGATAACGAATAATAAAAGCAATACCTCGCAAATATCAAAAGAAAAAACATCTGTAAAAGAAAATATTGTTCCCACAGATTTTGTCTTATATCGTGTGCAACCCGGAGATAATTTATGGTCAATAGCAAGGAAAAATAACATTTCTGTGAACGAATTAACTCAATGGAACAATTTAGATACCTCAAAACAATTGAAAATTGGTCAGGAAATAAAAATACGAGCGGTAGTAAAACAGGGCGAAAAAATAGATAACAAAGATAGAGTTCAAGTATCTGAAGTAACTGCTACAGCCAAGCCACAAGTTATACCACAGCAAGATAAAAAGCAATCTAAAATAGATACCTACACCGTCCAAAAAGGAGACTCTTTATATACAATTTCTAAAAAGTTAGGAATTTCTTTAAAGGAACTTAAAGAAATTAATAATTTTGATGAGAAGAAAGTCCTTCAGGTGGGAGAAGTAATTCGTATTAAAAAATAA
- a CDS encoding response regulator: protein MDDSSNSLIRRKMNLLMDCCDKPLVILDMDANIFETNKYFPKIVKEYEEELVNKSFFLFCDEKARKEIKRILKHRSLVGPFIFKGGIKSDEETIIPANFSANFIFDEEQQKRELVLLIEPEFSARFSMSDILKYLGEYLLPYIPLVSQIIDSQKKVLYSINWDDLPEPVKQIDMNERFCCYLMKKKKNLRECICEKALKEGKTFVEEINLDTPSGTVWLVIVIAPLFDEQKKVKAILSTINNITEQRRMEKNVEKYLMLSQQDSIASQLSITLARHLKNPLTVMSGAIEILASSIHEPLLKSVVEKLQKNCEKCRSIINQIYEYKGISNEGVIKVEVNALIRSIVLPVYSAKCPKNVAFRFPGPAVYISCIPRQFAQSLISIINNAVKYAENEVIVDMSVKENNVVISIMDDGPGIPEEIKRKIFEPFFTTDDNSKTLGLGLTLAKAVIESIGGTIQVKEGVLGGAEFVLTIPLYQENMDENYTQEIFPQLKKYQLLIVEDDKDLHQLIIISLKKSGMDITSAYSTDEAIIKLKQQNYDSIILDIQLPGSITGYQLYNYIIEERKYPPNKVILITADSMNLSTQKFLQKVRSLCLEKPFQFEDLKKIVETSLNL from the coding sequence ATGGACGATTCTTCAAATTCCTTGATACGAAGAAAAATGAATTTGTTAATGGATTGTTGTGATAAGCCATTAGTTATTCTGGATATGGATGCAAATATATTTGAAACAAACAAATACTTCCCTAAAATAGTCAAAGAATATGAGGAAGAGTTAGTAAATAAATCCTTTTTTTTATTCTGTGATGAGAAAGCGAGAAAGGAAATAAAACGGATATTGAAACATAGAAGTCTTGTCGGACCTTTTATTTTTAAAGGGGGAATAAAAAGTGATGAGGAAACGATAATCCCAGCTAATTTTTCAGCCAATTTTATTTTTGATGAAGAACAACAAAAAAGAGAATTAGTGCTACTTATAGAACCCGAATTTTCTGCTCGTTTTTCTATGTCTGACATTTTGAAATATCTCGGTGAATACTTACTGCCTTATATTCCTTTAGTAAGTCAAATCATTGACTCCCAAAAGAAGGTATTATATTCTATAAACTGGGATGACCTTCCTGAACCTGTAAAACAAATTGATATGAACGAACGGTTTTGTTGTTATTTAATGAAAAAGAAGAAAAATCTGAGAGAGTGTATATGTGAAAAAGCACTAAAAGAAGGGAAAACCTTTGTAGAAGAAATAAATTTAGATACTCCATCAGGTACTGTTTGGTTGGTAATTGTTATTGCACCACTTTTCGATGAACAAAAAAAAGTAAAAGCCATTTTAAGTACTATTAACAATATAACAGAACAAAGACGAATGGAGAAGAATGTAGAAAAATATTTAATGCTTTCTCAACAGGATTCCATAGCCTCTCAATTATCAATAACATTGGCACGACATTTAAAAAATCCTTTAACTGTTATGTCTGGTGCTATAGAAATCCTTGCCAGTAGTATCCATGAACCTCTACTAAAAAGTGTTGTTGAAAAACTTCAGAAAAACTGTGAAAAGTGCCGTTCCATTATAAATCAAATTTATGAATATAAAGGAATTTCCAATGAAGGAGTTATAAAAGTTGAAGTAAATGCTTTGATTCGTTCTATCGTCCTTCCTGTTTATTCTGCAAAATGTCCAAAAAATGTAGCATTTCGTTTTCCAGGTCCTGCAGTATATATCTCTTGTATTCCACGGCAATTTGCTCAGTCTCTTATATCCATTATAAATAATGCTGTTAAATATGCAGAAAATGAAGTTATCGTTGATATGAGCGTGAAAGAAAACAATGTTGTTATTTCTATAATGGATGATGGCCCGGGTATTCCAGAGGAAATCAAAAGAAAAATATTTGAACCTTTTTTTACTACAGATGACAATTCGAAGACATTAGGTTTAGGGCTAACACTTGCAAAAGCAGTAATTGAATCAATTGGAGGAACAATTCAAGTTAAAGAAGGGGTTTTAGGAGGAGCAGAATTTGTTTTAACTATTCCTCTATATCAAGAAAATATGGATGAAAATTACACACAAGAAATTTTTCCACAACTCAAGAAATATCAATTACTTATTGTAGAAGATGATAAAGATTTGCACCAACTTATTATAATCTCTCTGAAAAAGTCGGGTATGGATATTACCAGTGCTTATTCTACAGATGAAGCAATTATAAAATTAAAACAGCAAAATTATGATTCAATTATCCTTGATATTCAACTTCCGGGTTCCATAACAGGTTATCAGTTATATAATTACATAATAGAAGAAAGAAAATATCCTCCTAATAAAGTGATATTGATAACTGCTGACAGCATGAACCTATCCACACAAAAATTCCTACAAAAAGTAAGAAGCCTTTGTCTGGAAAAGCCATTTCAATTTGAAGACCTTAAGAAAATTGTGGAAACAAGTCTAAATCTTTAA
- a CDS encoding AAA family ATPase: MYESFYGLKEKLFSLTPDPKYLFLSEKHKEAFAHLLFGIKNRMGFIMVTGEIGTGKTTICRALLSQLDPDTELAFIFNPCLNPVELLKRILTEFGVQTKAETLLDLTDQLNEFLLSKSRQQKNCVLVIDEAQNLTPPVLEQIRLLSNLETEKEKLLQIVLIGQPELLDRLKLHELRQLNQRITARYHLNALDEQETRQYIAYRIHIAGGKKRIQFSPKAYKLIYKHSKGIPRLINSICDRSLLVGYTREKKVIDHDIVKQALKELHGQLENPQRTPTKKRDWKKFIPSPSLIVGIALILIAFRIWYIPINEMAQELRNFNNIFSPHTPNSDTTPNSTSQVEAVSKKTGDDISPEFSAKLIEGLWKRFFEEMPQKTDDTVQMIEELNVDAEKSRVEGALLLLRMWNMAQVKSQPDDNSPQGLVRFFNENGLSAEVLQTTVSQILTIGLPSMVYMKQNEKEFWGSLVQEKGDKVVLFLGSQKLVEVSKDQFRAIFTNLSVIPWKDDSKVKSLSIGSSGDSVAQIKTLLQRGGWLSKNNNTNKFDEETQKAVKNLQREMGLPVDGVAGKQVRLGLKKWETDTYVPTLKNTPLFLLHLPFENNAMLISNPNSANMIEGNLKAN; the protein is encoded by the coding sequence ATGTATGAATCTTTTTACGGATTAAAAGAAAAACTATTTAGTCTTACTCCTGACCCTAAATACCTCTTTTTGAGTGAGAAACACAAAGAGGCTTTTGCCCATCTTTTGTTTGGAATAAAAAACAGAATGGGTTTTATTATGGTAACAGGGGAGATTGGGACTGGCAAGACTACTATTTGCCGTGCCCTTTTATCTCAACTCGACCCCGATACAGAACTTGCTTTTATTTTTAATCCCTGTCTGAATCCTGTGGAATTGTTAAAAAGAATTCTTACCGAATTTGGAGTTCAAACAAAGGCAGAAACACTACTTGATTTAACAGACCAGTTAAATGAATTTCTTTTATCCAAATCGCGGCAACAGAAAAATTGTGTTTTGGTTATTGATGAAGCACAAAACCTTACACCGCCTGTTTTAGAACAAATCCGATTATTGTCCAATTTAGAAACAGAAAAGGAAAAATTATTGCAAATTGTTCTTATTGGACAGCCCGAATTGTTAGACCGTCTTAAACTTCATGAATTAAGACAGTTAAATCAACGAATAACAGCCCGTTATCATCTGAATGCTCTGGATGAACAAGAGACACGCCAATACATTGCTTATAGAATTCATATTGCAGGCGGAAAAAAGAGAATCCAATTTTCTCCCAAAGCCTATAAACTGATTTATAAACATAGTAAAGGAATTCCCCGTCTTATAAATTCTATCTGTGATAGGTCTTTGCTGGTGGGTTATACCCGTGAAAAGAAAGTAATAGACCATGATATCGTCAAGCAGGCATTAAAAGAACTTCATGGACAATTGGAAAATCCTCAACGCACACCTACGAAAAAAAGAGACTGGAAAAAATTTATCCCAAGCCCGTCTTTAATTGTCGGAATTGCTTTAATTCTGATTGCTTTTCGTATCTGGTATATCCCTATAAATGAAATGGCTCAGGAATTAAGGAATTTTAATAATATTTTCTCTCCACATACACCAAATTCTGATACAACCCCAAATTCTACATCACAAGTTGAAGCAGTTAGTAAAAAAACGGGCGACGATATTAGTCCAGAATTTTCTGCAAAATTAATTGAGGGTTTGTGGAAACGCTTTTTTGAGGAAATGCCACAAAAAACAGATGATACAGTTCAAATGATAGAAGAACTAAATGTAGATGCAGAAAAGAGTCGTGTAGAAGGTGCCTTACTTTTATTAAGAATGTGGAATATGGCTCAAGTGAAAAGTCAACCCGATGATAATTCCCCGCAGGGATTGGTTCGCTTTTTTAATGAAAATGGTTTATCTGCAGAAGTGTTACAAACAACTGTCTCTCAAATTTTGACCATTGGCTTACCTTCAATGGTGTATATGAAACAGAATGAAAAAGAATTTTGGGGTTCTCTTGTTCAAGAAAAAGGAGATAAAGTTGTTTTATTTTTGGGTTCACAGAAATTAGTAGAAGTTTCCAAAGACCAATTCCGTGCCATTTTTACAAACCTTTCCGTTATCCCATGGAAAGATGACTCTAAAGTTAAATCTTTATCAATAGGTTCTTCCGGTGATTCTGTTGCCCAGATAAAAACACTTCTACAAAGAGGGGGATGGTTATCCAAAAACAATAACACAAATAAATTTGATGAGGAAACACAAAAAGCAGTAAAGAATTTACAGAGAGAAATGGGTTTGCCTGTAGACGGAGTTGCAGGAAAACAAGTGCGATTGGGATTAAAAAAATGGGAAACAGATACTTATGTGCCTACTTTAAAAAATACCCCTTTATTTCTTCTCCATCTACCCTTCGAAAATAATGCAATGTTGATTTCTAATCCCAATAGTGCTAATATGATAGAAGGTAATTTAAAAGCAAATTAG
- a CDS encoding CDP-alcohol phosphatidyltransferase family protein, producing MKNDKKYSCIQYALAWSIHLFTAMGAVFGFLAIIAIGRHQWLLAFTWMAVSVFIDSIDGILARAFKVKDILPNFDGALLDNIVDYFTYVIVPASFLYETHSVPYKLNLLSSILITLSSAYQFCQSDAKTEDHWFKGFPSYWNIVVLYIFLLDFSEKINFIIILSLTILVFVPIRYLYPSRAVQYRLLNLILVSIWAFLIVLSLYNYPNHHVYIYLSLIYVLYYFMYSIWWTIKLRRG from the coding sequence ATGAAGAACGATAAAAAGTATTCCTGCATTCAATATGCTTTGGCATGGTCTATACATTTATTTACAGCGATGGGTGCTGTTTTTGGCTTTTTAGCGATTATTGCTATCGGCAGACACCAATGGCTATTAGCATTTACATGGATGGCTGTATCTGTTTTTATAGACTCTATAGATGGTATACTGGCTCGTGCATTCAAAGTAAAAGATATCTTGCCCAATTTTGATGGTGCTTTGTTAGATAATATAGTTGATTATTTTACCTATGTGATAGTTCCCGCCAGTTTTTTATATGAGACCCATAGTGTTCCTTACAAATTAAATTTATTGTCTTCAATTTTGATAACCCTTTCTTCTGCTTATCAATTTTGCCAATCCGACGCAAAAACAGAAGACCATTGGTTCAAAGGGTTTCCTTCTTATTGGAACATTGTCGTACTTTATATATTTCTTTTAGATTTTTCGGAAAAAATCAATTTTATAATAATTTTGTCTTTAACTATATTGGTATTTGTTCCCATTCGCTACCTGTATCCCAGCAGAGCCGTTCAGTACCGTTTATTAAATCTCATTTTAGTTTCAATTTGGGCATTTCTTATCGTATTATCTCTCTATAATTATCCTAATCATCATGTTTATATTTATTTGTCACTAATATATGTTCTTTACTATTTTATGTATAGTATATGGTGGACAATAAAATTACGCAGAGGTTGA
- a CDS encoding Gfo/Idh/MocA family oxidoreductase translates to MKDSQLTRRAFLAVSTTFAVAGTAFAKKQKINTASVVPRKVSPNEKLNIAGIGVGGQGKGDIMNCKSENIIALCDVDDKRAEETFYLLPNAKRYKDYRKMLEEMDKEIDAVIISTPDHIHAPAAYMAMMMGKHVRVQKPLTHTIAEARLLTKIAKETGVITQMGNQGHAGDGVRELCEMIWAGAIGDVKEAHIWTNRPIWPQGIEKPLPKRDIPPTIDWNLWIGPAPMRDYNPGYAPFKWRGWWDFGCGAIGDMACHIMDPAFWALKLYEAPKYTVEVLQQEGMNKQTAPKKSIIKYQFPARGNMPPVDVYWYDGGLLPKRPEGIPADEKLGDGDNGSLFVGTNGYLTSGCYGGDSRLVPAEKMKDYKKPEPTIPRIPEENPFKNWIESIKTNQKACSDFEYAGPLTEVANIGNVALWAGEKIEFDVASMKITNVKKANKYLTKEYRKGWELPL, encoded by the coding sequence ATGAAAGATAGCCAGTTAACTCGTCGTGCGTTTCTTGCTGTTAGCACAACATTTGCTGTGGCTGGAACAGCCTTTGCAAAAAAACAAAAAATAAACACTGCCAGTGTCGTTCCAAGAAAAGTTTCCCCGAATGAGAAACTTAATATCGCAGGAATCGGAGTAGGAGGACAGGGAAAAGGTGACATTATGAATTGCAAGAGTGAAAACATTATTGCTCTTTGTGATGTAGACGATAAGAGAGCAGAGGAAACCTTTTATCTACTCCCGAATGCTAAAAGATACAAAGATTATCGGAAAATGTTGGAAGAGATGGATAAAGAAATAGACGCTGTCATAATTTCTACTCCCGACCATATACATGCCCCGGCAGCATATATGGCTATGATGATGGGTAAACATGTCCGCGTGCAAAAGCCATTGACCCATACTATTGCTGAAGCCCGTTTATTAACTAAAATTGCGAAAGAAACAGGCGTAATTACACAGATGGGAAATCAGGGACATGCTGGCGATGGCGTTCGTGAGTTATGTGAAATGATTTGGGCTGGTGCTATAGGTGATGTGAAAGAAGCCCATATATGGACAAATCGTCCTATCTGGCCTCAAGGTATTGAAAAGCCCTTACCTAAACGAGATATCCCTCCTACGATTGACTGGAATTTGTGGATAGGTCCGGCTCCCATGAGAGATTATAATCCGGGTTATGCTCCGTTCAAATGGAGAGGTTGGTGGGATTTCGGATGTGGTGCTATTGGAGACATGGCTTGCCATATTATGGACCCCGCATTCTGGGCACTGAAATTATATGAAGCACCTAAATATACTGTAGAAGTTCTGCAACAGGAAGGAATGAATAAACAAACAGCACCGAAGAAATCCATTATAAAATACCAATTCCCTGCTCGTGGAAATATGCCTCCTGTAGATGTATACTGGTATGATGGTGGTCTTTTACCCAAACGACCTGAAGGTATACCGGCAGATGAAAAATTAGGTGATGGTGATAATGGCTCCTTGTTTGTTGGGACAAACGGTTATCTTACTTCGGGTTGCTACGGAGGTGATTCCAGATTAGTTCCTGCGGAAAAGATGAAAGATTATAAGAAACCGGAACCTACTATTCCGCGAATCCCTGAAGAAAACCCATTTAAGAACTGGATAGAAAGTATCAAAACAAATCAGAAAGCATGTTCCGATTTTGAATATGCAGGACCTCTTACAGAAGTCGCTAATATTGGAAATGTAGCACTCTGGGCGGGTGAAAAAATTGAATTTGATGTTGCTTCCATGAAGATTACAAATGTTAAGAAAGCCAATAAGTACTTAACAAAAGAATATCGTAAAGGTTGGGAATTACCTTTATAA